A genomic region of Homalodisca vitripennis isolate AUS2020 chromosome 5, UT_GWSS_2.1, whole genome shotgun sequence contains the following coding sequences:
- the LOC124362939 gene encoding fatty-acid amide hydrolase 2-A-like encodes MELFLWVLTVIKIALCRILDPFYWLLSKLETTVPLQPIRNNILTMSASQLAAKIRTGEISCEEVMQLYIFRCRRVDMKLNAVVENRYAAAVEEAEKVDALIASNTKTIKELEEELPLLGVPISVKECCKLKGMSYSVGCRIRVGKKADKDGTAVELLRKSGAIPIAVTNQSEMCLSTETYNSVCGLTRNPYNIQRTVGGASGGEAALVSSAGTVAGIGCDLFGSVRCPAMFTSIYGHRPTPGIVSVEGHYPEESSEQLTDHLVLGPITRYSEDLPLMMTVMAGNQAAKLKLHQKVNLKDLKVFYMTEAGSSLNLPSVDEEIKLAIQKAVDYLQTTCKCGVQKAEFTEFKNSQEISRAVLFNLKNIPDVLNENKSIYYKKSQDLWNEILKSFIGQSAFSLMALTHSFMNMIYKKIPAEKTQLYIRQNENLKEKLIEALGEDGVLILPTYPTAAHYHYQSLIRKPGDCYCTIITSLGLPATNIPMGLNKKGLPIGFQVIAAPYQDRLCFAVAQELERAFGGWVQPPCLQTPTDS; translated from the exons ATGGAATTATTCCTTTGGGTGCTTACGGTCATTAAAATTGCGCTGTGTAGAATTTTGGATCCATTCTATTGGCTTCTTTCGAAATTGGAGACCACAGTTCCTCTTCAGCCGATAAGGAACAACATTCTGACTATGAGTGCTTCACAGTTAGCTGCGAAAATACGGACCGGTGAG ATCAGCTGTGAAGAAGTGATGCAGCTTTATATTTTCCGATGCAGAAGAGTAGATATGAAGTTGAATGCAGTTGTCGAGAACAGATATGCTGCAGCAGTAGAAGAGGCTGAGAAAGTCGATGCTCTGATTGCTTCAAATACAAAGACCATTAAGGAATTGGAAGAAGAACTGCCTTTACTTGGTGTGCCAATATCAGTTAAGGAGTGCTGTAAACTGAAag GTATGAGCTATTCAGTGGGATGCCGGATCAGGGTTGGAAAGAAAGCAGATAAGGATGGAACAGCAGTAGAGCTGCTGCGGAAATCAGGAGCGATCCCTATAGCTGTGACCAACCAGTCGGAGATGTGCCTCTCCACGGAGACATACAACTCTGTCTGTGGCCTTACGAGAAACCCTTACAACATACAGCGTACTGTGGGTGGTGCTTCGGGTGGAGAG GCAGCCCTGGTGAGCTCAGCAGGAACGGTGGCTGGGATTGGTTGTGACCTGTTTGGTTCTGTCCGCTGCCCTGCCATGTTCACCAGCATCTACGGCCACAGGCCTACACCAG GGATCGTATCTGTGGAGGGTCATTACCCAGAAGAGAGCAGTGAACAGCTGACAGACCACCTTGTGTTGGGCCCCATCACTCGGTACTCAGAAGACTTGCCACTGATGATGACAGTGATGGCTGGCAACCAAGCAGCCAAACTTAAACTTCATCAAAAG gTCAACCTGAAGGATCTGAAAGTATTTTACATGACAGAAGCAGGATCTTCCCTGAATCTCCCATCTGTGGATGAGGAGATCAAACTTGCCATACAAAAAGCTGTCGACTACTTACAGACAACGTGCAAATGTGGTGTTCAAAAG gCCGAATTCACCGAATTCAAGAACTCACAAGAAATTAGTAGAgctgtattgtttaatttaaagaacaTTCCAGATGTCTTAAATGAGAACAAAAGTATATATTACAAG AAAAGCCAAGATTTGtggaatgaaatattgaaaagttttattggaCAATCTGCATTTTCCTTGATGGCTCTCACACacagttttatgaatatgatctacaaaaagatACCTGCAGAAAAAACTCAGTTATACATTCGGCAAAACGAAAATCTCAAGGAAAAACTTATT GAAGCCCTTGGAGAAGATGGAGTACTTATTTTACCCACGTATCCTACAGCAGCACACTATCACTACCAGTCACTCATACGGAAGCCAGGTGACTGTTACTGTACGATCATCACTAGTCTCGGCTTACCGGCAACCAATATTCCGATGGGTCTTAATAAAAAGGGATTACCTATTGGATTTCAG